A genomic region of Trueperaceae bacterium contains the following coding sequences:
- a CDS encoding FGGY-family carbohydrate kinase — translation MAEVLLGIDVGTYSSKGVLTDLNGAVLKSHVVEHGVSFPQPGWAEQDADAVWWHDTRVICRELLNGAPYAGADVAGVAVSAIGPCLLPLDRDGAPLRPGILYGVDTRASDEIELLNRELGAEQIFEFSGMALTSQAIGPKIRWLQRREPTVWQRTKRLTTASSYLVSRLTGEHVMDRHTASHYMPLMDIAALEWSERYAAAVAPLELLPRLGWSDELAGLVTRAAAAETGLKAGTPVAVGAVDALAEAVSVGATQPGDLMIMYGSTTFFILVLPTPVPDPRTWTTAGAFAGQYALAAGMATTGSLTHWFRDQLARDLPPEEAFERLFQGVGSVPVGSGGLVLLPYFSGERTPLNDPLARGVIAGLDLTHTREHLFRALLEGVAYGVRHNLETFAALGATPKRIVAVGGGARGSTWLQIVSDVSGQTQLVPEVTLGASYGDAFLAGLAAGVLKRADLSGWVRIKDQVRPVPEDSERYEPYYRDFLRLYAGTAPVVHALASRQRDRTTPA, via the coding sequence ATGGCCGAAGTCCTCCTCGGCATCGACGTGGGCACCTACTCCTCCAAGGGGGTGCTCACCGACCTGAACGGCGCCGTCCTGAAGAGCCACGTGGTGGAGCACGGGGTGTCGTTCCCCCAGCCGGGCTGGGCGGAACAGGACGCGGACGCCGTCTGGTGGCACGACACGCGCGTCATCTGCCGGGAGCTGCTGAACGGCGCCCCCTACGCCGGCGCCGACGTGGCGGGCGTGGCGGTCAGCGCCATCGGGCCATGCCTCCTGCCGCTCGACCGCGACGGTGCCCCGCTCCGCCCCGGGATCCTCTACGGCGTCGACACGCGCGCCAGCGACGAGATCGAGCTGCTGAACCGGGAACTGGGAGCGGAGCAGATCTTCGAGTTCTCCGGCATGGCGCTCACGAGTCAGGCCATCGGGCCGAAGATCCGGTGGTTGCAGCGGCGCGAACCCACCGTGTGGCAGCGCACGAAGCGTCTCACGACCGCCAGCAGCTACCTCGTGTCCAGGCTCACGGGCGAGCACGTCATGGACCGTCACACGGCCAGCCACTACATGCCGCTCATGGACATCGCGGCACTCGAGTGGTCGGAGCGCTACGCCGCGGCAGTGGCGCCCCTGGAACTGCTGCCGCGCCTGGGCTGGAGCGACGAACTCGCGGGCCTCGTCACGCGCGCGGCCGCCGCCGAGACCGGCCTGAAGGCGGGCACGCCCGTGGCGGTCGGCGCCGTCGACGCGCTCGCGGAGGCCGTCAGCGTCGGTGCCACCCAACCAGGCGACCTGATGATCATGTACGGCTCGACGACGTTCTTCATCCTGGTGCTGCCCACACCGGTGCCGGACCCGCGGACTTGGACCACCGCCGGCGCCTTCGCAGGCCAGTACGCCCTGGCGGCCGGCATGGCCACCACCGGTTCGTTGACGCACTGGTTCCGCGACCAACTGGCCCGAGACCTGCCGCCGGAAGAGGCGTTCGAACGCCTCTTCCAAGGTGTGGGCAGCGTGCCGGTCGGAAGCGGCGGCCTGGTGCTGCTGCCCTACTTCAGCGGCGAGCGCACTCCCCTGAACGACCCGCTGGCCCGCGGCGTCATCGCGGGCCTCGACCTCACCCACACCCGCGAGCACCTGTTCAGGGCCCTACTCGAAGGCGTCGCCTACGGTGTCAGGCACAACCTCGAGACCTTCGCCGCGCTCGGCGCAACGCCCAAGCGCATCGTGGCGGTGGGCGGCGGGGCCCGCGGGAGCACCTGGCTGCAGATCGTGTCCGACGTGAGCGGGCAGACGCAGCTCGTGCCCGAAGTGACGCTCGGGGCGAGCTACGGCGACGCGTTCCTGGCAGGCCTCGCGGCGGGCGTCCTGAAGCGCGCCGATCTCTCGGGCTGGGTCAGGATCAAGGACCAGGTGCGCCCCGTGCCGGAGGACTCGGAGCGCTACGAACCGTATTACCGGGACTTCCTGAGGCTGTACGCGGGGACGGCCCCGGTGGTTCACGCCCTGGCGAGCCGGCAGCGGGACCGGACTACTCCGGCCTGA
- the lysS gene encoding lysine--tRNA ligase, translating into MSDNPDRRPEQRSLNEQRDQRLRNLEALAERGFEAYPYGYAATHTAARLHELHPAPEPGERLGDERVVVAGRVMLLRMLGKLTFAALQDGSGGRIQASFQKDKLEAYNALKKVDLGDWLEVGGTLYATKTGELTVDADAFRPLVKSLRPLPDKHHGLTEKEARYRQRYLDLMVNPEVKRAFELRGKATSYIRRYLDDLGFLEVETPVLQAVPGGAEARPFVTHHNALDYDFHLRISLELYLKRLIVGGFDAVYEIGRNFRNEGISYKHNPEYTMLELYWAGKDYLDILALVETMYSGLVRELLGTTKLTYQGTVLDFTPPWPRVDYTGELAKRAGFDFDPLDEARLRAWTAEKHPGAAAGELPLAQRPLNQLFDKLYDIYVEPNLVGPVFVMDHPEAISPLAKRHRSRPGLVERFEPVAVGMELGNAFSELNDPLDQRERFERQQALRDAGDEEAQMLDEDFLTALEYGMPPTGGLGLGIDRLAMLLADVPSIRDVILFPLLRPE; encoded by the coding sequence ATGAGCGATAACCCAGACAGGCGGCCGGAGCAGCGCTCGCTCAACGAGCAGCGCGACCAGCGCCTGCGCAACCTCGAGGCGCTCGCGGAGCGCGGCTTCGAGGCGTACCCGTACGGCTATGCGGCTACGCACACGGCCGCGCGCCTGCACGAGCTGCACCCGGCCCCAGAGCCGGGCGAGAGGCTCGGCGACGAGCGCGTCGTCGTTGCCGGCCGCGTCATGCTCCTGCGCATGCTCGGCAAGCTCACCTTCGCCGCGCTGCAGGACGGCTCCGGCGGGCGCATCCAGGCCTCCTTCCAGAAGGACAAGCTGGAGGCGTACAACGCGCTCAAGAAGGTCGACCTGGGCGACTGGCTCGAGGTGGGCGGCACGCTGTACGCCACCAAGACGGGCGAGCTTACGGTCGACGCCGACGCGTTCAGGCCCCTGGTCAAGAGTCTGCGGCCGCTGCCTGACAAGCACCACGGCCTCACGGAGAAGGAAGCCCGGTACCGCCAGCGCTACCTCGACCTCATGGTCAACCCCGAGGTGAAGCGCGCCTTCGAGCTGCGCGGCAAGGCGACGAGCTACATCCGCCGCTACCTCGACGACCTCGGCTTCCTCGAGGTCGAGACGCCCGTGCTGCAGGCCGTGCCTGGCGGCGCGGAGGCGCGCCCGTTCGTCACCCACCACAACGCGCTCGACTACGACTTCCACCTGCGCATCTCGCTCGAGCTCTACCTGAAGCGCCTGATCGTGGGCGGCTTCGACGCCGTCTACGAGATCGGCCGCAACTTCCGCAACGAGGGGATCAGCTACAAGCACAACCCCGAGTACACGATGCTCGAGCTGTACTGGGCGGGCAAGGACTACCTCGACATCCTCGCGCTCGTCGAGACCATGTACTCCGGGCTCGTGCGCGAGCTGCTCGGCACCACGAAGCTCACCTACCAGGGCACGGTCCTGGACTTCACGCCGCCGTGGCCGCGCGTCGACTACACCGGCGAGCTCGCCAAGCGCGCCGGGTTCGACTTCGACCCGCTCGACGAGGCGCGCCTGCGGGCATGGACCGCCGAGAAGCACCCCGGCGCCGCGGCGGGCGAGCTGCCGCTGGCGCAGCGCCCCCTGAACCAGCTCTTCGACAAGCTCTACGACATCTACGTAGAGCCCAACCTGGTCGGACCCGTGTTCGTCATGGACCACCCGGAGGCCATCAGCCCGTTGGCCAAGCGCCACCGCAGCCGCCCGGGCCTGGTCGAGCGCTTCGAGCCGGTGGCCGTCGGCATGGAGCTCGGCAACGCCTTCAGCGAGCTGAACGACCCGCTCGACCAGCGGGAGCGCTTCGAGCGCCAGCAGGCGCTGCGCGACGCCGGCGACGAGGAAGCGCAGATGCTCGACGAGGACTTCCTGACGGCGCTCGAGTACGGCATGCCACCGACCGGGGGCCTGGGCCTCGGTATCGACCGGTTGGCCATGTTACTGGCCGACGTGCCCAGTATCCGGGACGTGATCCTGTTCCCGCTCCTCAGGCCGGAGTAG
- a CDS encoding GreA/GreB family elongation factor codes for MARVRITPEGYERLKATLEQEYARLEDATKILQELTGSSDDYDDTGLEDAKAEKVRIELRIDELEQQLKSAEVIETKGRGHVDYGSVVTLTQVKSGETFKVQVVSPVEAGVLEGDVPKVSDASPLGKALMGRSKGEKFKVATQAGTDEYHIESIS; via the coding sequence ATGGCGAGAGTTCGCATCACGCCTGAGGGCTACGAGCGCCTCAAGGCCACGCTGGAGCAAGAGTACGCCCGTTTGGAAGACGCCACGAAGATCCTGCAGGAGCTGACCGGGTCGTCCGACGACTACGACGACACGGGCCTGGAGGACGCCAAGGCGGAGAAGGTGCGCATCGAGCTGCGCATCGACGAGCTCGAGCAGCAACTCAAGAGCGCCGAGGTCATCGAGACGAAGGGCCGCGGCCACGTCGACTACGGGAGCGTCGTGACGCTCACCCAGGTCAAGTCCGGCGAGACGTTCAAGGTCCAGGTCGTCTCCCCGGTCGAGGCGGGGGTCCTGGAGGGAGACGTGCCCAAGGTCTCCGACGCCTCCCCCCTCGGCAAGGCCCTCATGGGCCGGTCGAAGGGCGAGAAGTTCAAGGTCGCCACGCAGGCCGGCACCGACGAGTACCACATCGAGTCCATCAGCTGA